From a region of the uncultured Draconibacterium sp. genome:
- a CDS encoding ABC transporter permease, with protein sequence MNYINLTKIATTALKRNQFRAILTMLGIIIGVGSVIAMLSIGESSKQSIREEMSDMGTNMLFVMPGQQRRGGVMMGNSNTKTLTLKDIDALRKEAKNITEVSPQVSTSGQAVNGNNNWPTTIYGVDVPYLEIRKYELEDGRVFTDKEIKSLAKVCIVGQTVVENIFTSGIDPIGQTIRFGGIPLKVIGVLKEKGQNGMGQDQDDMILAPYTSVQRRMLAITHIQSIYASAVSEEQSDAAIYEMETILRQQHKLKESDEDDFQVRSQAEMVEMVSSVTDMLTLLLGAVAGISLLVGGIGIMNIMFVSVTERTKEIGLRMSVGGRGFDIMMQFLIEAVMLSILGGIIGIIFGTALSYLASFALNMPFVVDTQAVGLSFLVCSVIGIFFGWYPARKAANLDPIDAVRHE encoded by the coding sequence ATGAACTATATAAATCTCACAAAAATAGCAACCACTGCCCTGAAAAGAAACCAGTTCAGGGCTATTCTTACCATGCTGGGTATTATTATCGGTGTTGGTTCGGTAATCGCGATGCTTTCCATTGGTGAATCATCAAAGCAAAGCATCCGCGAAGAAATGTCGGACATGGGAACCAACATGCTTTTTGTAATGCCTGGCCAGCAACGACGCGGTGGAGTTATGATGGGTAATTCAAATACAAAAACCCTGACACTAAAAGACATTGATGCACTGCGAAAAGAAGCGAAGAATATCACCGAAGTATCGCCACAAGTAAGCACCAGCGGACAGGCGGTTAACGGCAACAACAACTGGCCAACCACCATTTATGGCGTTGATGTTCCGTACCTCGAAATTCGCAAATATGAGCTGGAAGATGGTCGTGTTTTTACCGATAAAGAAATAAAGTCGCTGGCAAAAGTCTGCATTGTTGGACAAACTGTTGTTGAAAATATTTTCACCAGTGGCATCGATCCAATAGGGCAAACCATTCGTTTTGGCGGAATACCGTTAAAAGTAATTGGCGTATTAAAAGAAAAAGGCCAGAACGGGATGGGCCAGGATCAGGACGATATGATCCTGGCTCCTTACACATCAGTGCAGCGCCGAATGCTGGCAATAACACACATACAATCGATTTATGCATCGGCGGTTAGCGAAGAGCAATCGGATGCAGCAATTTATGAAATGGAAACGATTTTACGCCAACAGCACAAATTAAAAGAAAGCGACGAAGATGACTTCCAGGTACGTTCGCAAGCCGAAATGGTGGAAATGGTTTCATCGGTTACCGATATGCTCACCTTGCTTTTAGGAGCCGTTGCTGGAATATCGTTGCTGGTTGGCGGTATCGGAATTATGAACATCATGTTTGTGTCGGTTACCGAACGAACCAAAGAAATCGGGCTGCGCATGTCGGTTGGCGGACGTGGATTTGATATCATGATGCAATTCCTGATCGAAGCAGTTATGCTAAGTATCCTGGGAGGTATTATTGGAATAATTTTCGGGACAGCACTCTCCTACCTGGCGTCCTTTGCATTAAACATGCCTTTTGTTGTCGACACTCAGGCAGTGGGATTATCGTTCCTTGTTTGTAGCGTAATCGGTATATTTTTCGGATGGTACCCTGCGCGCAAAGCAGCCAACCTCGATCCGATTGATGCAGTACGACATGAATAA
- a CDS encoding alpha-L-arabinofuranosidase C-terminal domain-containing protein, whose translation MKFRAIIFLMAICSQSLFAQKHFEVDVSKTGAEVQPDMYGVFFEDINFGADGGLYAELIKNRSFEFDQPFVGWLPFGNVEVKNENPCFDRNPNYVRLNETGLRRGTGLENNGFRGIGFKKNDSYRFSFYARSLDGGEKKFGIELVGAGDEVIGRGELLVSGNNWEKYQCIIKSDATDAKGKVRLFLKTAGEVDLDHISMFPTETWLNRENGLRKDLVEALYELNPGVFRFPGGCIIEGNTLETRYQWKNSVGPVENRPLNENRWNYTFKYRFFPDYYQTYGLGFYEYFLLSEDLGAEPLPVISCGLACQYESEECVHVDDLEPYIEDAVDLIEFANGPVDSKWGKVRAEMGHPEPFNLKYLAIGNEQWGEGYVERLIPFMEVLREKHPEIKIIGTAGPTPDGEKFDYLWPKMTELKVDLVDEHYYRSPEWFLANAERYDSYDRNGPKVFAGEFASHHETRDNNLRAAISEAAFMTGLERNADIVQLATYAPLFAHYDAWQWKPDMIWFDNLKVVRTPNYYVQQMYANNTGTNVLSITADGANITGQDSLYASAVIDENTSEVIVKVVNASDEVQDITIDLNGLKRQIENAEVKITCLHSNQPEAINTREAPNTLVPTHSSVWANESGFKLKALGNAFYVCRVKIDK comes from the coding sequence ATGAAGTTTAGAGCGATTATTTTTTTGATGGCCATTTGTAGCCAAAGTTTATTTGCCCAAAAACATTTTGAAGTTGATGTAAGTAAAACCGGAGCAGAAGTACAGCCGGATATGTACGGGGTGTTTTTCGAAGACATAAATTTCGGTGCCGATGGCGGTCTATACGCCGAGTTAATTAAAAACCGTTCGTTCGAGTTCGACCAGCCATTTGTGGGTTGGTTGCCATTCGGGAATGTGGAAGTGAAGAATGAAAATCCATGTTTCGACCGAAATCCGAATTACGTTCGTTTAAACGAGACAGGTTTGCGACGTGGTACCGGCCTTGAAAATAATGGTTTCAGAGGAATTGGTTTTAAAAAGAATGATTCATATCGTTTTTCATTTTATGCCCGCTCGTTAGATGGTGGCGAGAAGAAATTCGGAATTGAATTGGTTGGTGCCGGAGATGAAGTGATCGGTAGAGGAGAATTGCTTGTATCGGGCAATAACTGGGAAAAATATCAATGTATTATTAAATCGGATGCTACCGATGCTAAAGGTAAAGTTCGTTTGTTTTTGAAAACGGCCGGTGAAGTTGATCTGGATCATATTTCGATGTTCCCAACCGAAACCTGGCTTAACCGCGAAAATGGTTTACGCAAAGACCTTGTTGAAGCACTTTATGAACTGAATCCCGGAGTATTTCGTTTCCCCGGCGGATGTATCATCGAAGGAAATACGCTTGAAACCCGTTACCAGTGGAAGAATAGTGTTGGCCCGGTTGAAAATCGCCCATTGAATGAAAATCGTTGGAATTATACATTCAAATACCGCTTTTTCCCCGATTATTACCAAACCTACGGATTAGGATTTTACGAATATTTCTTGCTGAGCGAAGATTTGGGGGCTGAGCCACTTCCAGTAATTAGTTGTGGATTGGCATGCCAGTATGAAAGCGAAGAATGTGTACATGTTGATGATTTGGAACCCTATATTGAAGACGCAGTAGATTTGATTGAATTTGCTAACGGGCCGGTTGACTCGAAATGGGGAAAAGTACGTGCCGAAATGGGACATCCTGAGCCTTTTAACCTAAAATACCTGGCCATTGGAAACGAGCAATGGGGCGAAGGTTATGTGGAGCGTTTAATTCCGTTTATGGAAGTGCTTCGTGAAAAACACCCGGAAATAAAAATCATTGGTACAGCTGGCCCTACGCCTGACGGAGAAAAATTCGATTACCTGTGGCCAAAAATGACAGAATTGAAAGTTGATTTGGTTGACGAACATTATTACCGCAGTCCGGAATGGTTTTTGGCAAATGCCGAGCGTTACGATAGCTACGACCGCAACGGGCCAAAAGTATTTGCAGGTGAATTTGCTTCGCACCACGAAACCCGCGACAACAACCTGCGTGCGGCAATCTCAGAAGCTGCTTTTATGACCGGTTTGGAACGCAACGCCGATATCGTTCAACTGGCAACTTATGCGCCGTTGTTTGCGCATTACGATGCATGGCAGTGGAAACCCGATATGATATGGTTTGATAACCTGAAAGTGGTGCGCACACCCAATTATTATGTGCAGCAAATGTATGCGAATAACACTGGAACAAATGTATTAAGTATTACTGCTGATGGGGCAAATATTACCGGACAGGATAGTTTGTACGCCAGCGCGGTAATCGATGAAAATACTTCTGAAGTGATCGTGAAAGTGGTAAATGCTTCTGATGAGGTGCAGGATATTACTATCGATTTAAATGGCTTGAAACGCCAAATTGAAAACGCTGAAGTGAAAATTACCTGTTTACACAGCAACCAGCCCGAAGCAATTAATACACGCGAAGCACCGAATACCTTGGTGCCGACTCATTCATCGGTTTGGGCTAACGAAAGTGGCTTTAAACTGAAAGCACTGGGGAATGCATTTTATGTGTGCCGTGTAAAGATTGATAAGTAG
- a CDS encoding efflux RND transporter periplasmic adaptor subunit: protein MKKKTIIIIALLLIVLVSAALVLKPKKVDVSQIDIQTAKAEKGNISNVVESTGTLEAITTVEVGTQVSGIVDELYVDYNSYVKKGQLLAKIDTTNLAAQLEQSQASLDNAKAELDYQQATYNRMEPLNDKQLISQTDFDQLVYSLNKAKASYNNAMAQHKRNKINLDYALIYSPIDGVVLNKEVEEGQTVAASFNTPTLFTIANDLTQMQVEANIDEADIGHIKEGQRVEFTVDAYPETVFEGKVTQLRWEPTVTNNVVTYTIVVDAPNPDYKLMPGMTATIQVYVLEKNDILVVPSKALRFNPDPKLLMSYMSQQDKPEIPEGQAPPAMGSMPPKAANGATMVWVKEGTNIHPVPVKIGLNDDINAEILSGIKSGQELVLSMAQKGANLAAARPGGNPFMPGPPGRR from the coding sequence ATGAAAAAGAAAACAATCATCATTATCGCATTACTGCTTATCGTTCTGGTATCGGCAGCATTAGTTTTAAAACCTAAAAAGGTTGATGTAAGTCAGATCGATATTCAAACAGCAAAAGCAGAAAAAGGCAACATTAGCAATGTTGTGGAATCAACCGGAACATTGGAAGCCATCACAACAGTTGAAGTGGGTACCCAGGTATCGGGAATTGTAGATGAACTATATGTCGATTACAACTCATATGTAAAGAAAGGCCAATTGCTGGCAAAAATCGACACCACTAACCTTGCTGCACAACTGGAGCAAAGCCAGGCAAGTTTAGACAATGCAAAAGCCGAACTCGATTACCAGCAGGCTACTTACAACCGTATGGAGCCGCTGAATGACAAACAATTGATCTCGCAAACTGATTTCGACCAGCTGGTTTACAGTTTAAACAAAGCAAAAGCCAGTTACAACAACGCGATGGCGCAACATAAACGCAACAAGATCAATCTGGATTATGCTTTGATCTACTCGCCTATCGATGGAGTTGTATTGAACAAAGAAGTTGAAGAAGGACAGACAGTTGCAGCAAGTTTTAACACGCCTACCCTTTTCACCATTGCCAACGACCTTACTCAAATGCAGGTTGAGGCCAACATTGATGAAGCGGATATAGGCCATATTAAAGAAGGCCAACGTGTTGAATTTACAGTGGATGCCTATCCTGAAACCGTATTTGAAGGGAAAGTTACTCAATTGCGTTGGGAGCCAACAGTTACCAACAATGTGGTTACCTATACCATTGTTGTCGATGCGCCAAACCCGGATTACAAACTGATGCCGGGAATGACAGCTACTATTCAGGTTTATGTATTGGAGAAGAACGATATTCTGGTTGTACCGAGCAAAGCACTTCGTTTTAATCCCGACCCAAAATTACTGATGAGCTACATGAGCCAGCAGGACAAGCCGGAAATTCCGGAAGGACAAGCTCCACCTGCCATGGGAAGTATGCCACCAAAAGCTGCTAACGGAGCAACAATGGTTTGGGTAAAAGAAGGAACCAACATTCATCCTGTCCCGGTAAAAATTGGACTGAACGACGACATTAATGCTGAAATCCTCTCGGGAATAAAAAGCGGACAAGAGCTTGTGCTAAGCATGGCGCAAAAAGGAGCAAATTTAGCTGCAGCACGGCCAGGTGGCAATCCATTTATGCCAGGTCCTCCGGGAAGAAGATAG
- a CDS encoding histidine kinase, with the protein MNKLWAKRNRLPIVMHLLAWLVLIILPQIIISRYSGNNSFIAWGFYVNAFIIGVIFYINYFWLVPKFYLNNKKALFFLLAIVVVICFYFLLDYSNRIFHSPDRDRRIAESIEEQARNEHRFQRPPFKLMQIYGFSLLSIVIVGFSIGLRAIEQYTASEKRQKELEKEKLNSELAFLKNQVSPHFFFNTLNNIYSMVAINTDDAQAAILKLSKLMRYLLYESEHGETMLSAEVEFMHHYIDLMQLRVSQKVDIHIDLPGKQNDLKIPPLLFIPFIENAFKHGISYRDKSFIKVKMNTEGNKVYFTCKNSIAKEKKEKREENHSGIGLENVKKRLNLLFAGKYDLNIETTPESFIVQLEIDTTK; encoded by the coding sequence ATGAATAAACTTTGGGCAAAACGAAACCGACTTCCAATTGTAATGCACCTGTTGGCATGGCTGGTCTTAATTATTTTACCGCAAATTATAATAAGCCGTTATTCAGGAAACAACAGTTTTATTGCCTGGGGTTTTTATGTAAATGCCTTTATAATAGGAGTCATTTTTTACATCAATTATTTTTGGCTGGTTCCAAAATTCTATCTGAACAATAAAAAGGCATTGTTTTTTCTTTTGGCCATTGTTGTTGTTATTTGCTTTTATTTTCTACTCGATTATTCCAACCGTATTTTTCATAGTCCGGATCGGGACCGACGAATTGCCGAGTCGATTGAAGAACAAGCACGCAACGAGCATCGGTTTCAGCGCCCTCCGTTTAAACTAATGCAAATTTATGGCTTCAGCCTTCTATCGATTGTTATTGTTGGTTTTTCAATTGGTTTGCGAGCCATTGAACAATACACAGCCAGCGAAAAACGTCAAAAAGAACTGGAGAAAGAGAAGCTGAATTCAGAGCTTGCATTTCTGAAAAACCAGGTAAGTCCGCATTTCTTCTTTAATACGCTAAATAATATATATTCGATGGTAGCCATAAATACTGACGATGCACAGGCCGCCATTTTAAAACTTTCGAAACTGATGCGCTACCTATTATACGAGTCGGAACACGGAGAGACTATGCTTTCGGCAGAGGTAGAATTTATGCATCATTACATTGATTTAATGCAGTTACGCGTTTCGCAAAAGGTCGACATTCACATCGACCTTCCCGGCAAACAGAACGACCTGAAAATACCACCACTTCTTTTTATTCCGTTCATCGAAAATGCTTTTAAACACGGAATTAGTTATCGTGACAAATCGTTTATTAAAGTAAAAATGAATACGGAGGGAAACAAAGTATACTTTACCTGCAAGAACAGTATTGCGAAAGAGAAAAAAGAGAAGCGCGAAGAGAACCACTCGGGTATCGGGCTTGAAAATGTAAAAAAGAGACTCAACCTGTTGTTTGCCGGGAAATACGATTTAAACATTGAAACGACTCCTGAAAGCTTTATTGTACAACTTGAAATTGATACAACCAAATGA
- a CDS encoding TolC family protein has protein sequence MNRIKSIFFLIAISLPTLLFAQNDTANKTWSLNDCIDYALTQNVSVRQSILNNVSNELNKNQAEANKLPSLSASARQNFSWSKSEDLLTGASDFSGNNNTSYGLNSNITIYNAQRLNNLIKQAELDMQSGIYDSETIQESISLSILNAFLQVVFLDENVKNAQNQLDATTEQLNLSEARLQAGVISRSDYLQVKSQLANEKLSLANAKSNYAISKVSLMQLMELPVDQNFEVLRPNLEELSNKNLTPTASEVYATALAIKPQIKSAGYQKESAALNEKIATAGFYPTISADAGLSTGYSSYNTANYFGQLGDQVTPSVGVSVSIPIFQKKQIKTSVAQAKIGYSNAELREIDTKNQLRKEVEQACVDVVSAQIEFEANKESYSSYMESYQLAQEKFNNGLINSVDFLFERNNLINSESQLLQSKFNLIFSYKILDFYQGNPITL, from the coding sequence ATGAATAGAATAAAATCAATCTTCTTCCTAATCGCAATTAGTCTTCCGACTCTGCTATTCGCTCAGAACGACACAGCAAACAAGACATGGAGCCTTAACGATTGTATCGATTACGCCTTAACGCAAAACGTTTCGGTACGTCAGAGTATTCTGAACAATGTTTCAAACGAACTCAACAAAAATCAGGCGGAAGCCAACAAACTACCATCATTAAGCGCTTCGGCACGCCAGAATTTTAGTTGGTCGAAATCAGAAGATCTGCTTACCGGCGCTTCTGATTTCTCGGGTAACAATAATACCAGTTACGGATTAAATTCAAATATTACGATCTACAATGCACAACGTTTGAATAACCTGATTAAACAGGCCGAACTGGATATGCAAAGCGGAATTTACGATTCGGAGACCATTCAAGAGTCAATATCGCTGAGCATTTTAAATGCCTTTTTGCAGGTTGTATTTTTAGATGAGAACGTAAAAAATGCACAAAACCAGTTAGATGCTACCACCGAGCAACTCAACTTGTCGGAAGCTCGCTTACAGGCCGGTGTTATTTCGCGCTCCGATTATCTGCAGGTAAAATCGCAACTGGCAAACGAGAAACTGAGTCTGGCAAACGCAAAAAGCAACTATGCCATTTCGAAAGTTAGCCTGATGCAATTAATGGAGCTACCTGTTGACCAAAACTTTGAGGTACTTCGACCGAATCTCGAGGAATTAAGCAATAAAAATCTTACTCCGACAGCATCGGAGGTTTACGCTACGGCACTGGCCATTAAACCGCAAATTAAAAGTGCCGGGTACCAAAAAGAGAGTGCCGCCTTGAATGAAAAAATTGCAACTGCCGGTTTTTATCCAACCATCAGTGCCGATGCGGGTTTGTCAACCGGTTATTCGAGCTACAATACAGCTAATTATTTCGGACAATTGGGAGATCAGGTCACTCCTTCGGTTGGTGTTTCAGTGTCCATCCCAATTTTTCAGAAAAAGCAAATTAAAACGAGCGTAGCACAGGCAAAAATTGGTTACAGCAATGCAGAATTAAGGGAAATTGACACAAAAAACCAATTACGTAAAGAGGTGGAACAAGCTTGTGTTGATGTGGTTTCGGCACAAATAGAATTTGAAGCCAACAAGGAAAGCTATTCCTCTTACATGGAGTCGTACCAACTGGCACAGGAAAAATTCAATAATGGTTTGATCAACTCCGTTGATTTCCTTTTCGAGCGCAACAACCTGATCAACTCAGAAAGTCAGCTATTACAATCCAAATTCAACCTAATATTCAGCTATAAGATACTTGATTTCTATCAGGGCAATCCAATCACTTTATAA
- a CDS encoding ABC transporter ATP-binding protein, producing the protein MSNTIIKVSDLRKDYHVGEMTVHALRGIDMEIHEGDFAAIMGASGSGKSTMLNILGCLDKPSYGEYQLDGVNMGEMNKNQLAGLRNNKLGFIFQSYNLLPRTTALENVELPLFYNSKVRTKERKERAIHALEQVGLADRMNHMPNQLSGGQQQRVAIARSLVNDPVVILADEATGNLDTRTSYEIMELFQRLNDNGKTIVFVTHESDIARFMKRNIVFRDGRIQKKSLVTDRFNATQLIEALPVEEDYES; encoded by the coding sequence ATGAGTAATACAATTATAAAAGTATCAGATCTGCGAAAAGATTATCATGTAGGTGAAATGACCGTACATGCGCTTCGCGGTATTGATATGGAAATTCACGAAGGGGACTTTGCCGCCATTATGGGAGCCAGCGGCTCGGGCAAATCCACCATGCTTAACATCCTGGGTTGTCTCGACAAACCAAGTTATGGCGAATATCAGCTCGATGGCGTGAACATGGGAGAAATGAACAAAAATCAGCTGGCAGGACTACGCAACAACAAACTGGGATTTATATTTCAGTCGTACAACCTGCTGCCTCGCACAACTGCCTTGGAGAATGTGGAATTACCGCTTTTCTATAATTCAAAAGTAAGGACAAAAGAAAGAAAAGAACGTGCCATACATGCGTTGGAACAGGTAGGATTGGCCGACCGGATGAATCATATGCCCAATCAGTTATCCGGAGGACAACAGCAACGTGTAGCCATTGCCCGCTCGCTGGTAAACGACCCGGTGGTTATTCTTGCCGACGAGGCAACCGGTAACCTCGACACCCGCACTTCTTACGAAATAATGGAACTATTCCAGCGACTAAACGATAACGGTAAGACCATTGTATTTGTAACGCACGAATCGGATATTGCCCGTTTTATGAAACGCAACATCGTTTTCAGAGATGGCAGAATACAAAAGAAATCACTGGTTACCGATCGATTTAATGCTACACAACTGATCGAAGCACTTCCGGTAGAAGAGGATTACGAATCTTAA
- a CDS encoding DUF5695 domain-containing protein — protein MKPKNILFFLLCWSLFINAGAFASSFVASSDSIDIDQGSFEFTTPDFSIEILKSSHTVAGLHPISEPEFDFTPGELLVKRNKAGFYHLGDINFRVKTEGANDWTSFSSAASRKSVIKIESKNDNQLAVSDLSEILENSPVQVRRYWEKKDGHLVLRFEIKNTSAKVVEIGALGIPLIFNNNHDRKTLDEAHAENVFYDPYIGMDAGYLQVVRLKGSGPVLLVLPCGETPFEAWNPLLDDPTRRGITFEGFHEWMPLTKAYAENEWKEAAPWNTPSSKILKPGKSVSYGVQFVLTDAIKNIEPALIENDRPVAFGVPGYVVPQDVNADLFLKYSQKVKSMQVEPEGALELKKLETTKNGWVKYAVAAKTWGRTRLTITYKDGLTQTINYKVIKPEEQVVADNGNFLMTKQWFDDEEDLFDRGPSVITYDYEEQKQVTEDSRAWICGLSDEGGAGAWLNAIMKQLVQPDKKEVAMLEDFVQKTIWGGIQYNEGHEKYGVRKSMYYYEPDSMPPGTYNKDVNYDTWAAWDKKHAETVERSYNYPHVAAAYWVMYRLARNYEGLVSQQTWDWYLLNAYQTSMAMMELAPYYAQFGQMEGSVFVHILDDLKAEGLWEYARKLEGIMKGRADHWASLNYPFGSEMPWDSTGQEEVYMWSRYFGYGEKAETTLKAILAYMPTIPHWAYNGNARRYWDFLYGGKLSRVERQIHHYGSALNAIPVLYEYKEHPDDLYLLRVGYGGLMGAISNITKDGFAPAAFHSFPSTLKNDAISGDYGSGFYGYAINTSTYLTHDDEFGWLAFGGNVTENSDVVKVELTTAAKSRVYLAPAKMWLTLDAGKFKAVSYNPENQKVELVLNEATEFTPNAYLRIKSFGNEASKFSVAGFEKNELGQYIIPLKKEKVSVVLNI, from the coding sequence ATGAAACCAAAGAATATTCTTTTCTTTCTGCTGTGTTGGAGCCTTTTTATAAATGCCGGAGCATTTGCTTCATCCTTCGTTGCTTCTTCCGATTCGATTGACATTGACCAAGGATCGTTTGAATTCACTACCCCCGATTTTAGTATTGAAATACTAAAGTCATCGCATACCGTTGCCGGGCTGCATCCAATCTCTGAGCCTGAATTTGATTTTACACCGGGCGAGTTATTGGTCAAAAGAAACAAAGCAGGTTTTTATCACCTTGGCGATATTAACTTCCGTGTTAAAACCGAAGGTGCAAATGATTGGACATCTTTCTCATCGGCAGCTTCGCGCAAAAGTGTTATAAAAATAGAATCCAAAAACGATAATCAATTAGCGGTTTCTGATCTTAGTGAAATTCTTGAAAACAGCCCGGTTCAGGTACGTCGTTACTGGGAAAAGAAAGACGGACATTTGGTTCTGCGTTTCGAGATAAAAAATACATCAGCAAAAGTTGTTGAAATTGGAGCTTTGGGAATTCCTCTGATCTTCAATAATAACCATGACCGGAAAACATTGGACGAGGCACACGCCGAAAATGTTTTTTATGATCCGTACATTGGTATGGATGCTGGTTATTTGCAGGTAGTTCGATTGAAAGGCAGCGGACCGGTTCTATTGGTGCTTCCATGCGGAGAAACTCCTTTTGAAGCCTGGAATCCATTACTCGACGACCCGACCCGACGTGGAATCACCTTCGAAGGATTTCATGAATGGATGCCTTTAACAAAGGCTTATGCTGAAAACGAATGGAAAGAAGCTGCTCCATGGAACACTCCATCATCGAAAATATTAAAACCCGGGAAATCGGTTAGCTACGGTGTACAGTTTGTACTTACCGATGCGATTAAAAACATAGAACCTGCATTGATCGAAAACGATCGTCCGGTTGCATTTGGTGTGCCTGGTTATGTTGTTCCGCAAGATGTTAATGCTGATCTGTTTTTAAAGTACAGCCAAAAGGTAAAAAGCATGCAGGTTGAACCTGAAGGTGCACTGGAACTGAAAAAACTGGAAACAACAAAAAATGGCTGGGTAAAATATGCTGTTGCTGCAAAAACATGGGGCAGAACACGTTTAACAATCACGTATAAAGATGGCTTAACACAAACCATTAATTACAAGGTTATTAAACCTGAAGAGCAGGTGGTTGCCGACAACGGGAACTTCTTAATGACAAAACAGTGGTTTGACGATGAGGAAGATCTATTTGATCGTGGTCCGTCGGTTATCACCTACGATTACGAAGAGCAAAAACAGGTAACAGAAGATAGCCGTGCCTGGATTTGCGGATTGAGCGACGAAGGTGGTGCTGGTGCATGGTTAAATGCCATTATGAAACAATTGGTGCAACCGGATAAAAAAGAGGTTGCCATGTTGGAAGACTTCGTGCAAAAAACGATATGGGGCGGAATTCAGTACAACGAAGGTCATGAAAAATACGGTGTTCGCAAAAGTATGTACTACTACGAGCCTGATTCTATGCCTCCCGGAACTTACAACAAAGATGTAAATTACGATACCTGGGCTGCATGGGATAAAAAACATGCCGAAACAGTTGAGCGTTCGTACAATTACCCACACGTAGCTGCTGCATATTGGGTAATGTATCGTTTGGCCCGAAATTATGAAGGTTTGGTTTCTCAACAAACCTGGGATTGGTATTTGTTGAACGCTTACCAAACATCGATGGCAATGATGGAACTGGCTCCGTATTATGCACAATTCGGACAGATGGAAGGTAGTGTTTTTGTTCATATTTTGGATGATTTGAAAGCTGAAGGATTGTGGGAATATGCCCGCAAACTGGAAGGAATTATGAAAGGCCGTGCCGATCACTGGGCATCGTTAAATTATCCGTTTGGAAGCGAAATGCCCTGGGATTCAACCGGTCAGGAAGAAGTTTATATGTGGTCCCGCTATTTTGGTTACGGCGAAAAAGCCGAAACAACATTGAAAGCTATTTTGGCCTACATGCCAACAATCCCTCACTGGGCATACAACGGTAATGCACGTCGTTACTGGGATTTCCTTTACGGCGGGAAACTGTCGCGTGTTGAGCGTCAGATTCATCACTATGGTTCGGCATTGAATGCAATTCCGGTATTATACGAATACAAAGAGCATCCCGATGATTTGTATCTGCTGCGTGTTGGTTACGGTGGTTTAATGGGAGCTATTTCGAATATTACAAAGGATGGTTTTGCACCGGCAGCATTTCACTCGTTCCCGTCAACATTGAAAAACGATGCGATTTCCGGTGATTACGGAAGTGGTTTCTACGGATACGCGATAAATACATCTACATATTTAACGCATGACGATGAGTTTGGCTGGTTGGCTTTTGGTGGTAATGTTACTGAAAATAGCGATGTTGTGAAAGTTGAATTAACTACAGCTGCAAAATCGCGTGTGTACCTGGCTCCCGCTAAAATGTGGTTAACGCTTGACGCCGGTAAGTTTAAAGCTGTTTCCTATAATCCGGAAAACCAAAAGGTTGAGCTTGTGTTAAACGAAGCAACCGAATTTACTCCAAACGCTTATCTCCGGATTAAATCATTCGGCAATGAAGCTTCAAAATTCAGTGTTGCCGGTTTTGAAAAAAATGAGCTTGGACAATATATAATTCCGCTAAAAAAAGAAAAGGTAAGTGTTGTTCTGAACATTTAA